In Afipia sp. GAS231, a single window of DNA contains:
- a CDS encoding metal-dependent phosphohydrolase: MISDIKVPDSSIARQAEELARSVSNDMLFNHVMRCYWFSELFAQKHGTKVDSELMFLSSVLHDLGLTAHAPGPHRFEIEGAGAARKFLVEKGVSSDRAQKVWDNIALHTWDVNLFRDDTSRIMELGLLYDVVGVADAGLDPADVAEIVRRYPRLHFKRDFNKALNRELDTKQPYPHFHHICTMIEHNRAPLVMPDSSTVLNMAPFEE, encoded by the coding sequence ATGATCTCTGACATCAAAGTTCCCGATAGCAGCATTGCCCGTCAAGCCGAGGAGCTCGCGCGTTCGGTGTCCAACGACATGCTCTTCAACCACGTCATGCGCTGCTATTGGTTCAGCGAGCTTTTTGCGCAGAAGCACGGCACGAAGGTCGACAGCGAGCTGATGTTCCTGTCGTCGGTGCTCCACGATCTTGGCCTCACTGCTCATGCGCCGGGACCGCATCGTTTCGAAATCGAGGGGGCCGGCGCGGCACGCAAGTTCCTGGTCGAAAAGGGCGTGTCGAGTGATCGAGCCCAGAAAGTCTGGGACAACATCGCGTTGCATACGTGGGACGTGAATCTATTCCGGGACGACACCAGCCGCATCATGGAACTCGGGCTGCTGTACGACGTCGTCGGCGTTGCCGATGCGGGGCTCGATCCGGCTGACGTCGCCGAGATCGTTCGGCGTTACCCGAGGCTGCATTTCAAGCGCGACTTTAACAAGGCCCTTAACCGCGAGCTGGATACCAAGCAACCGTATCCGCACTTCCATCATATATGCACGATGATCGAGCACAACCGCGCGCCGCTTGTGATGCCGGACTCTTCGACGGTGCTCAACATGGCGCCGTTCGAAGAGTGA
- a CDS encoding HD domain-containing protein translates to MRMAGIEVIDSALTKQSIDLARTHLSPYLFNHVIRSWLMSTLAASNFPVKPDPEVLACATILHDLGLTEKYEANERFEVDGANAARAFLRGHGMKERDLQLVWDSIALHTTPSIAIHKEPEVVCCLAGIGADIIGFGLERFKPEDVERINQAYPRLSIKERFKDDMCGIVKRKPHCAHGGIAADFGARYVPGFKPVSAADLVANAPYPE, encoded by the coding sequence ATGCGCATGGCAGGAATTGAAGTGATCGATTCAGCGTTGACCAAACAAAGCATCGACCTCGCTCGTACTCACTTATCTCCGTATCTTTTCAATCACGTCATTCGCTCATGGCTGATGTCAACGCTCGCCGCTTCCAACTTCCCGGTCAAGCCGGACCCCGAGGTGCTCGCTTGCGCGACGATCCTCCATGATCTCGGCTTAACAGAGAAGTACGAAGCCAATGAGCGCTTTGAGGTGGATGGTGCCAACGCTGCTCGAGCCTTTTTGCGCGGGCACGGCATGAAGGAACGTGATCTCCAGCTTGTTTGGGATTCTATCGCGCTTCATACAACGCCCTCGATCGCCATCCACAAGGAACCTGAAGTCGTCTGTTGCTTGGCAGGAATTGGCGCTGACATCATTGGGTTCGGACTAGAGCGGTTCAAGCCCGAAGATGTCGAACGCATCAACCAGGCCTATCCGCGGCTCAGCATCAAAGAGCGGTTCAAGGACGACATGTGTGGGATCGTCAAACGCAAGCCCCACTGTGCTCATGGTGGCATCGCGGCCGATTTCGGGGCGCGGTACGTTCCGGGGTTCAAACCGGTATCGGCCGCAGATTTGGTTGCGAATGCACCCTATCCCGAATGA
- a CDS encoding MBL fold metallo-hydrolase, producing MNSILQQPALGKPGRSRLQAYVFVSSAHPLKGPPGATFSPTTATLICGEAEAVLIDTLIATEDVDALADSIARHGQRLTSILITHGHPDHYFGMDRLLSRFPAARVMAAPGVVDHIRANRPQDLAQFEKIMSVDIAKPTSFPEPLASDVIDLEGEQLRVVNVGQGDIAPSTVVWIPTLKMVVAGDVAYNSNHLMLGLSGPEEWKRWIESVGALRALKPKTVIAGHKKPGVSDEAEAILDGTEAYIRDFAQVTASSATAEEVVSRMRDKYPGYTNATILVMSADAFFKRPGA from the coding sequence ATGAACAGTATTCTGCAGCAGCCAGCTCTTGGCAAACCGGGCCGATCGAGGTTGCAAGCTTATGTCTTCGTCAGCTCCGCGCACCCGCTAAAGGGGCCTCCAGGAGCAACGTTTTCGCCGACGACAGCGACCCTCATATGTGGAGAAGCGGAAGCCGTCCTCATCGATACACTCATCGCAACAGAAGACGTTGACGCTCTCGCTGACAGTATCGCACGACATGGTCAACGGCTGACGAGCATTTTGATCACGCACGGGCACCCAGATCACTATTTTGGTATGGATCGCTTGTTGTCCCGTTTTCCGGCTGCCCGGGTTATGGCCGCGCCAGGTGTGGTCGACCATATTCGTGCAAATCGCCCGCAAGACCTGGCACAGTTCGAAAAAATCATGAGCGTCGATATCGCCAAGCCGACCTCTTTTCCCGAACCGCTTGCGTCGGACGTGATTGATCTCGAGGGCGAGCAACTTCGCGTTGTTAATGTCGGCCAAGGAGACATTGCGCCCAGTACGGTGGTGTGGATTCCCACCCTCAAAATGGTTGTCGCAGGTGACGTCGCTTACAACTCGAACCACCTCATGCTTGGCCTCTCTGGCCCGGAGGAATGGAAACGCTGGATCGAAAGCGTGGGCGCGCTCAGAGCGCTTAAGCCAAAAACAGTAATCGCCGGGCATAAGAAGCCCGGGGTCAGCGATGAGGCAGAAGCCATCCTGGACGGAACGGAGGCGTATATACGCGACTTTGCTCAGGTGACCGCATCATCAGCGACGGCCGAAGAGGTTGTTTCCAGGATGCGCGACAAATATCCGGGCTACACGAATGCTACGATACTCGTTATGTCGGCAGATGCATTCTTCAAACGGCCCGGCGCCTGA
- a CDS encoding DUF3606 domain-containing protein, whose protein sequence is MAVANKTTARGRKQDRVRVACGQDYEVRYEAKKTGKSASAVKKAVKKVGNARKRVEKRLGR, encoded by the coding sequence ATGGCGGTAGCGAATAAGACGACGGCGCGCGGGCGAAAACAGGACCGGGTGCGGGTGGCTTGCGGGCAGGACTACGAAGTGCGGTACGAGGCGAAGAAGACCGGAAAGTCCGCATCGGCGGTGAAAAAGGCCGTCAAAAAGGTCGGCAACGCGCGCAAGCGCGTGGAGAAACGGCTAGGCCGCTGA
- a CDS encoding multicopper oxidase family protein produces the protein MNIFAELHRLITVASRIERKILAGIFVFGFVLIGPVSVVAQQLTPQPYVDPPKLAEERQATTVLSVKPAGDATECWATGTVKHDGNLVRLNWALELKPNQIRNPGNPSGYMDHVSLRSFGGCLTGPVIEAKPGNTLRIVLTNLLDPNDPSCASNPGCFNTLNMHFHGLHVSPTGNSDNVLINIAPHTKYEYEVNIPEDHPSGTFWYHPHRHESTAIGVASGASGAIIIRGDRPYLGSAPGDIDTILHDASGKRMPEHILLLQQIPYACFNAPGQINQNADGTWKCEANQTGVVDDFDNQLASPTVWDTSGRFTSINGVVQPTLQVPAGEVQRWRFIHAGIHDTVNVQIVPMVADAPMAALALRGIVTGTAKEQAAKVKQLCPTLVPDGNPAVLVPQFEIAADGLTRSAIRSIGVSQKSQSGGIGTNFLQPGYRSDVLVAFPHAGTYCVLNQAATPAERASAGAGGQGPNETQLLATIVVSGGNPVAGDLETFVRQTIYDGNKSDAKLPKAALDGLLRGDLSPWRGMPEEGPASNSGNPRTAKFFIGLLDPNNPKTFGFYINGKQYDPDRIDKDFTMQVNTTEDWILSSQGEPHIFHIHVNPFEIMDVTHNGQSIFGPDGKCLVPPDGVGLENQYCNMWHTFKDTIFVQNDYEVHIRTTYDRYIGEYVMHCHILDHEDSGMMVNVLIVPDASAPGGGLGMAGMKTTSNGTMTHEMHR, from the coding sequence ATGAATATTTTTGCCGAACTTCATCGCTTAATCACCGTTGCCTCGCGAATTGAACGAAAAATACTCGCAGGTATCTTTGTCTTCGGCTTTGTCTTGATCGGGCCGGTATCAGTCGTCGCGCAACAACTAACGCCGCAGCCCTATGTCGATCCGCCGAAACTGGCTGAGGAGAGACAAGCTACGACCGTATTGTCGGTAAAACCGGCAGGGGACGCGACCGAGTGCTGGGCGACCGGCACGGTCAAACATGATGGCAATCTTGTGCGCCTTAATTGGGCTTTGGAACTCAAACCCAATCAGATACGGAATCCTGGAAATCCTAGTGGCTACATGGATCACGTTTCGCTGCGATCGTTTGGCGGTTGCCTGACTGGGCCGGTCATCGAAGCGAAGCCCGGAAACACATTGCGTATCGTCCTGACAAATTTACTTGATCCGAACGATCCCTCTTGTGCCTCCAATCCGGGATGTTTCAACACGCTCAATATGCACTTTCACGGTCTTCACGTGTCGCCGACCGGAAATAGCGACAATGTGTTGATCAATATCGCGCCACACACAAAATATGAATACGAGGTCAATATTCCGGAGGATCATCCCTCCGGCACTTTTTGGTATCATCCTCACCGCCATGAATCGACCGCGATCGGCGTCGCCAGCGGCGCTTCAGGGGCCATCATCATTCGCGGCGATCGTCCCTACCTAGGATCAGCCCCCGGCGACATCGACACGATCCTGCACGACGCCTCGGGCAAGCGCATGCCGGAGCACATTCTGCTGCTACAACAGATCCCCTACGCCTGCTTCAACGCGCCCGGACAGATAAATCAAAACGCAGACGGCACTTGGAAGTGTGAGGCAAATCAAACAGGCGTGGTAGACGATTTTGACAATCAGCTTGCGTCCCCGACAGTGTGGGATACGAGCGGTCGGTTCACTAGCATCAATGGCGTGGTGCAACCGACTCTTCAAGTTCCTGCCGGCGAAGTGCAACGATGGCGCTTCATTCACGCGGGAATTCACGACACGGTGAATGTGCAAATCGTCCCCATGGTCGCCGACGCACCGATGGCGGCGCTGGCGCTCCGGGGAATTGTGACGGGGACTGCGAAAGAACAAGCGGCCAAGGTCAAGCAGCTATGCCCAACCCTGGTCCCAGACGGCAATCCGGCAGTGCTGGTACCACAGTTTGAAATCGCCGCGGACGGGCTGACGCGCTCGGCGATCAGATCAATCGGGGTGAGTCAGAAGAGTCAAAGTGGCGGCATCGGGACCAATTTCCTGCAACCCGGCTATCGAAGTGACGTCCTCGTGGCATTCCCGCACGCCGGTACCTATTGCGTGCTGAACCAAGCGGCGACGCCTGCGGAGCGTGCCAGTGCAGGTGCCGGCGGACAGGGACCGAATGAAACCCAGCTCCTCGCGACGATTGTCGTATCTGGCGGAAATCCTGTCGCCGGTGATTTGGAGACGTTCGTCCGCCAAACGATTTATGACGGAAACAAAAGCGATGCGAAATTGCCGAAAGCTGCTCTTGATGGGCTTTTGCGCGGCGACCTTTCGCCTTGGCGCGGAATGCCGGAGGAAGGTCCGGCGTCGAATTCGGGCAACCCGCGTACCGCAAAGTTCTTCATAGGACTCCTCGACCCCAATAATCCGAAGACGTTCGGCTTTTACATCAATGGCAAACAATACGATCCGGATCGCATCGACAAGGATTTCACGATGCAGGTCAATACCACGGAAGATTGGATTTTAAGTTCGCAAGGAGAGCCCCATATTTTTCACATCCATGTCAACCCGTTTGAGATTATGGACGTGACACATAATGGACAGAGCATTTTTGGTCCTGATGGAAAATGCCTTGTGCCTCCGGACGGCGTTGGCCTTGAAAACCAATACTGCAACATGTGGCACACGTTCAAAGATACGATCTTCGTCCAGAACGACTACGAGGTGCACATTAGGACGACGTACGACCGCTACATCGGTGAATATGTCATGCACTGTCATATTCTTGATCACGAGGACAGCGGCATGATGGTCAACGTGCTGATCGTTCCCGACGCCTCGGCGCCTGGCGGCGGGTTGGGAATGGCTGGAATGAAGACCACGTCAAACGGAACGATGACGCACGAGATGCATCGTTAA
- a CDS encoding GlxA family transcriptional regulator, which translates to MSRLIEFYVSDGVQLLDLSGPLTAFRFAEAHSPGTYTAVVVSDVGASVRASCGVSITSDAPQKARDTLIVVGVEVLDIGFPADPGTIATMALHSRRVASICTGAFGLAAAGLLDGKRATTHWRHAPRLQAEFPKVIVKPDKIFIKDGCVWTSAGIAAGIDLALALIEEDVGTAVARRVAQDMVVYHRRPGGQTQFSALLEMAAPTERVGSVLQYARDHLNEDLSVDRLAEVVGLSSRQFSRAFVAETGQTPAKAIERLRAEAAKPLIEEGAASLKDISRSVGFSDPERMRQAFIRAFGYPPRAARRIARDENKVSRMA; encoded by the coding sequence ATGAGCAGGCTTATCGAATTCTATGTTTCGGACGGCGTTCAACTGCTCGACCTCAGCGGGCCATTGACGGCTTTTCGCTTCGCCGAGGCACATTCGCCAGGCACCTATACCGCAGTCGTGGTTTCGGATGTGGGGGCGTCGGTAAGGGCAAGCTGCGGCGTTTCCATTACCTCTGATGCCCCCCAAAAGGCTCGGGATACGCTTATCGTCGTCGGCGTCGAAGTGTTGGATATCGGCTTTCCGGCTGACCCCGGCACGATCGCCACGATGGCGCTTCACTCGCGCCGCGTAGCAAGTATCTGCACGGGAGCCTTCGGACTGGCCGCCGCTGGACTTCTTGATGGCAAGCGTGCCACCACACATTGGCGGCATGCTCCACGGTTACAGGCCGAATTCCCAAAGGTCATCGTCAAGCCTGACAAGATCTTCATCAAGGACGGGTGCGTTTGGACTTCTGCTGGAATAGCCGCGGGAATAGATTTGGCGTTGGCGCTGATCGAAGAAGATGTAGGCACCGCAGTCGCGAGACGGGTCGCTCAGGACATGGTGGTCTATCATCGTCGACCGGGCGGCCAGACGCAGTTCTCCGCTCTTCTTGAGATGGCCGCTCCGACCGAACGGGTGGGATCTGTCCTGCAATATGCGCGAGATCATTTGAACGAGGATCTATCCGTGGATCGGCTCGCAGAGGTCGTAGGATTGAGCTCGCGCCAGTTCAGTCGAGCTTTCGTCGCTGAAACGGGCCAAACACCCGCGAAGGCTATCGAACGCCTACGGGCTGAAGCGGCCAAGCCTCTCATCGAAGAAGGCGCCGCCTCCCTCAAGGACATATCGCGATCGGTCGGTTTTTCCGATCCAGAACGAATGCGGCAAGCCTTTATCAGAGCATTCGGATATCCGCCACGGGCCGCCAGGCGCATAGCTCGGGACGAGAACAAAGTATCTCGAATGGCGTGA
- a CDS encoding ParB/RepB/Spo0J family partition protein — translation MASVVQKIKLSPSRDIPFNKLVLSQSNVRRVKAGVSIEQLAESIAQRTLLQSLSVRAVADADGNETGMFEVPAGGRRYRALELLVKQKRMSKTQAVPCVVRDGGIAEDDSVAENDERVGLHPLDQFRAFQTLRDLGMTEEDIAARHFVSATIVKQRLRLASVSPKLHEVYAEDGMTLEQLMAFSVTADHARQEQVWQNVSRSGYDEPYQIRRALTENTVRGSDRRAQYFGIDAYQQAGGPVLRDLFEHDDGGWLKDVALLDRLVTEKLKADAETIAAEGWKWISVAVDFPYGHTEGLRELEGKPIDLTIEEQTTIDALNAEHDGLEAEHQDADELPDEVDQRLGEIEAALLAFEDRSLVYDPADVVRAGVFVSIDSEGRLSIDRGYIRPDDEVTVAEPEIGQDADTSSTGGQEDTTSVPGTVISVAGSPTEPEEDDEDVTKPLPDRLITELTAHRTLALRDALAENPAITFQAVLHNFVLTAFYRFASSGSCLEIGLRPPTFPTQAPGLRESVSAKAVEARHESWKTRLPKSENDLWDALTALDGAAQACLFAHCASFAVNALYEPANRYNQGRVSALGVRTRLDHADVLARSVGLDMVQAGWRPTVDNYLGRVTKPRILEAVREAKGETSAQLIDHLKKADMAKEAERLLDASGWLPEPLRLVDVTSAQEQDGAAGPSLPEFLADDEDRDNASDDDRPQLDAAE, via the coding sequence ATGGCAAGTGTCGTCCAGAAGATCAAACTCAGTCCCTCCCGGGATATTCCCTTCAACAAGCTCGTCCTCAGCCAGTCCAACGTCCGGCGCGTGAAGGCGGGGGTTTCGATCGAGCAGCTAGCCGAAAGCATTGCGCAGCGTACTCTGCTGCAGAGCCTGAGTGTCCGCGCCGTCGCCGATGCAGATGGCAACGAGACCGGCATGTTCGAGGTGCCGGCGGGCGGCAGGCGTTATCGTGCTCTCGAGCTTCTGGTGAAACAGAAGCGGATGTCGAAGACGCAGGCGGTGCCGTGCGTCGTTCGTGACGGAGGAATTGCCGAGGACGATTCTGTGGCGGAGAACGATGAGCGGGTCGGCCTGCATCCGCTTGATCAATTTCGGGCCTTCCAGACACTCCGGGATCTCGGCATGACCGAGGAAGACATTGCCGCGCGGCATTTCGTGAGCGCGACAATCGTCAAGCAGCGTCTGCGCCTGGCGTCGGTCTCACCGAAGCTGCACGAGGTGTATGCCGAAGATGGCATGACCCTCGAGCAGCTCATGGCGTTCTCGGTCACGGCCGATCACGCCCGCCAGGAGCAAGTCTGGCAGAACGTCAGCCGCTCCGGCTATGACGAGCCATATCAGATCCGCCGCGCGCTCACCGAAAATACGGTGCGTGGCTCCGATCGCCGTGCGCAGTATTTCGGAATCGATGCGTACCAGCAGGCCGGAGGTCCCGTCTTGCGCGATCTGTTCGAGCATGACGACGGCGGCTGGCTGAAGGACGTCGCGCTCCTGGATCGCCTCGTCACTGAGAAGCTAAAGGCCGATGCAGAGACGATCGCGGCAGAAGGCTGGAAGTGGATTTCAGTCGCGGTGGATTTCCCATATGGCCACACCGAGGGCTTGCGAGAATTGGAGGGAAAACCGATCGATCTCACGATCGAGGAGCAGACGACCATCGATGCGCTCAACGCCGAGCATGACGGGCTCGAGGCCGAACATCAGGATGCGGACGAGTTGCCCGACGAGGTCGACCAGCGACTCGGTGAGATCGAAGCGGCGCTGCTGGCCTTCGAAGACCGATCCTTGGTCTACGATCCCGCCGACGTCGTCCGTGCCGGCGTCTTCGTCAGCATCGATTCCGAAGGGAGGCTCTCGATAGATCGGGGATATATCCGACCGGACGACGAAGTGACGGTGGCCGAGCCAGAAATCGGGCAGGACGCCGATACGTCATCGACGGGAGGCCAAGAGGATACGACCTCGGTGCCCGGCACGGTCATTTCGGTCGCAGGTAGCCCGACTGAGCCTGAAGAGGACGACGAGGACGTCACAAAGCCTTTGCCGGATCGGCTCATCACCGAGCTGACGGCACATCGCACACTGGCGTTGCGGGATGCGCTGGCGGAGAACCCAGCGATTACGTTCCAGGCGGTGCTGCACAACTTCGTTCTGACAGCCTTTTACCGGTTCGCATCGTCCGGGAGCTGTCTTGAGATTGGGCTTCGTCCACCGACGTTTCCCACTCAAGCCCCTGGACTTAGGGAGAGCGTGTCCGCGAAAGCCGTTGAAGCGCGGCATGAGTCCTGGAAAACGCGGCTGCCGAAGAGCGAGAACGATCTTTGGGATGCGCTCACAGCCCTCGATGGCGCCGCTCAAGCCTGCCTTTTCGCTCACTGCGCATCATTTGCGGTCAACGCGCTCTACGAGCCCGCCAACCGCTACAACCAGGGCCGTGTCTCCGCCCTTGGCGTTCGCACCCGGCTTGACCACGCGGATGTCCTGGCGCGGTCCGTCGGACTCGACATGGTCCAGGCGGGTTGGAGACCAACCGTCGATAACTATCTTGGCCGCGTCACAAAACCCCGCATCCTCGAAGCAGTTCGGGAAGCAAAAGGTGAGACGTCCGCGCAACTGATCGACCATCTGAAGAAGGCCGATATGGCCAAGGAGGCCGAGCGTCTTCTCGATGCTTCCGGCTGGTTGCCGGAGCCGCTTCGTCTCGTCGACGTTACGTCGGCGCAGGAGCAGGACGGTGCAGCCGGACCGTCGTTGCCCGAGTTCCTTGCCGACGACGAGGATCGAGACAACGCCAGCGACGACGATCGGCCACAACTCGACGCCGCAGAATGA